Genomic window (Candidatus Desulfarcum epimagneticum):
TTGGGATGGCTAAGTTAAAAATTCGATATACAAGGCGTGGTGGTTATTTTTAATTGAGGCAATACATGTAGTATGCCTCAATTAAAAATAAGCGCCGCAACGCCGTAGATCGGATTTTTTACGACGCCATCAAGTTTAGAGGCAAATGGATCAATGGCCGAACCACCGGGAGGTTTTTTTGCAAAAACCCACCAGGATCAGCATCACCGGCACCTCGATCAAAACCCCCACCACCGTGGCCAGGGCCGCGCCGGATGACAGGCCGAAAAGCATGACCGCAGTGGCGATGGCCACCTCAAAATGGTTGGAGGCCCCGATCATGGCGGCGGGCGCGGCGTCCTCATACGCCAGCCCCAGGAGCCGGGCCGCGCCGTAGCCAAGGGCGAAAATCAAAAGGGTCTGGATAAAAAGGGGAATGGCGATCCAGACAATGGTCAATGGCCGCCCGGTGATGACCTCGCCTTTGAAGCTGAACAAAAGAACCAGGGTCAAAAGCAGCGCGGCGATGGTGACCGGGGTCAAAATCGGCAGGAATTTTTCCGCGAACCACTTTTCACCCCTGGCGGCGATGATCCATTTCCGGGAAAAGAAACCCGCCCCAAGGGGAAGGGCCACATACACGCCCACCGATAAGAGCAGGGCCTGCCACGGGATGGGAAGCCTGCCCACCCCAAGGAGAAAACCGCCCAGGGCGCCGTACAGCGCCAGCATGACCAGGGAGTTGATGGCCACCATGACCAGGGTCAGGCCGTCATTGCCCCTGGCCAGGTATCCCCAGACCAGAACCATGGCGGTGCACGGCGCGATTCCCAAAAGAATGCACCCGGCGAAATAGCTTCGCCACAATGGAATTTCCAGCATCCGGACCCCTTCCCGCAAAACCACCACACCGGCGCCGTGTCGGGAGCCCGGGGGCAGGTCCAGGCCAAAGGGCAGCCTGACCAGGTCCACCGCGTCGGGGCCGATGAATGATTTGAACAAAAAACCCAAAAAAAACAGGGATATGGCGTACATGGCAAAGGGCTTGACGCACCAGTTGACGAACAGGGTCAAAAAGACAGGTTTGGCGTTTTTCCCGGCTTTGATCACCGACGCGAAATCGATTTTCACCATGATGGGATACATCATGAAAAACAGGCACGCCGCGATGGGAATGGACACAACCGGGGCCCCTTTCACATGGATGGACATGCCGTCCAGGGTCCGGGCCAGATTCGGCGTGATTTTGCCCAGGGCGATGCCGGCGATCATGCAAAGCCCCACCCACACGGTGAGATAACGCTCAAACCAACCGGTCATTTTCCGGTTATTCAAAGCCATATCCGGCTGATTCATTTTGGGCCTCCCGCTGTTTTTCGCCGTTGATTTTTTTCCATGTCTCCTGATCCTTTAAAGCCCGCCCGGCTCCTGTTGTCAAGGCAAAAAACCGCCCAGGGACAAGGGGCTTCCCCCCAAAGCGGCCAAACCCGGACCATCATCAAAAACGCTTTGAAGATGAAAAACAGGTGAAAAACCAGAGACAGGCAAAGCATACGATTTTCGCGGCGTTTTGAAATCCAGACCAAATGGCGCTTGCATTGCCGGCCCGCATGATTTAAACTCCTGTCATCGCAAAACCGCCCCCTCAAAAAAAGGAGCCCGACATGCTGATGACACCCGAAGAACTCAAACCCCTGGTTGAAACATCCTTGAAATTTCTCAAACGGGCGGGCCTGAAGGTTCTGGACATCCGGCCCCGGTATGTGAAACTGGAGATGCCTTTAAAAAACAATGAAAACCACATCGGGATCATGTACGCCGGGGCGCTTTTCACCATCTCGGAAGTCCCGGGCGGCGCGCTGTCCTACGCCACATTCGACGCCGAAAAATTTTTCCCGGTGGTCAAAGACATGTCCATCCGATTCATCAAACCCGCCAAAACCGACGTCACCATTGAAATCTCCATAAGCGAAGAAGAG
Coding sequences:
- a CDS encoding conserved membrane hypothetical protein (Evidence 4 : Unknown function but conserved in other organisms), which gives rise to MNQPDMALNNRKMTGWFERYLTVWVGLCMIAGIALGKITPNLARTLDGMSIHVKGAPVVSIPIAACLFFMMYPIMVKIDFASVIKAGKNAKPVFLTLFVNWCVKPFAMYAISLFFLGFLFKSFIGPDAVDLVRLPFGLDLPPGSRHGAGVVVLREGVRMLEIPLWRSYFAGCILLGIAPCTAMVLVWGYLARGNDGLTLVMVAINSLVMLALYGALGGFLLGVGRLPIPWQALLLSVGVYVALPLGAGFFSRKWIIAARGEKWFAEKFLPILTPVTIAALLLTLVLLFSFKGEVITGRPLTIVWIAIPLFIQTLLIFALGYGAARLLGLAYEDAAPAAMIGASNHFEVAIATAVMLFGLSSGAALATVVGVLIEVPVMLILVGFCKKTSRWFGH
- a CDS encoding putative Thioesterase (Evidence 3 : Putative function from multiple computational evidences), with translation MLMTPEELKPLVETSLKFLKRAGLKVLDIRPRYVKLEMPLKNNENHIGIMYAGALFTISEVPGGALSYATFDAEKFFPVVKDMSIRFIKPAKTDVTIEISISEEEAARIEKEATETGKSEFVLEGEIRDASGEAVAAARGVYQLRKV